TAGCTGTATTGGCTGTAACAGAAGATAATAAAATAGTGATGGTCGAACAATATAGAAAAGCGCTGGATAAGATTATTGCTGAAATCCCTGCCGGAAAGCTAGAAGCAGGAGAAGAGCCCAGAGTTTGTGCAGAAAGGGAACTTGAAGAAGAAACGGGGTACGGCTGCACGGAAATGGAATGGCTGATCTCATTCTACACTTCTCCTGGATTTGCCGATGAGCTGGTACATTTATATATAGCAAAGGGTCTTATGAAAAAAGAAAATGCCGCTTCGCCTGATGAGGATGAATTTGTGAATCTTATGGAAGTAACGCTTGATGAAGCAATTTCCCTGCTGAAGCAGCAAAGGATTTATGATGCGAAAACCGCTTATGCTATCCAATATCTGCAGCTGCAAGAGGCGCAGAAAAAATAGCATGAAGCGCTTTTTTACTGATCTCCATATCCATATTGGACGTACGTTTACGGGAAAGCCGGTTAAAATAACAGGCGCTAAATCCTTAACCTTCACAAATATCATCAGGCATGCCCGAAATGAAAAAGGGCTTGATATCATCGGCATTATTGATTGTCATTCTCCTGAAGTCATTCTTGAAATCGAGGATTTGGCTCAAAAAGGACTGGTAACTGAACATA
This window of the Cytobacillus pseudoceanisediminis genome carries:
- a CDS encoding NUDIX hydrolase is translated as MSRLEERTINTEKIFTGKVISLQVEDVELPNGKTSKREIIKHPGAVAVLAVTEDNKIVMVEQYRKALDKIIAEIPAGKLEAGEEPRVCAERELEEETGYGCTEMEWLISFYTSPGFADELVHLYIAKGLMKKENAASPDEDEFVNLMEVTLDEAISLLKQQRIYDAKTAYAIQYLQLQEAQKK